In one window of Primulina tabacum isolate GXHZ01 chromosome 8, ASM2559414v2, whole genome shotgun sequence DNA:
- the LOC142554675 gene encoding uncharacterized protein LOC142554675, protein MLVKASRIWWEATKVTVNVQELKWNEFKDLFYAKYFSSEVKAKKVKEFLELRQDALSVTEYTLKFEEGCVFVPFIAENDKDKGEHFLRGLKPEIRRDVHVYKVVTYQDIVERALLAEHDEQEIEKERQLRRQTFQARGQGTSANIRGGHKGKGKIEQRSKPPVPFSDTERQVCLKCGKPHKGECLVGSGRCFRCKEMGHTALKCPLSSGKGKFQGRIFAMTKESVNPDSSVISGNILVYGKEAITLIDTGATHSFMSEVFMHSISVEPTVMPLYFNIVLPSGDEICATNIIKACPIQVGFLIGIPIISCLQANKLLHKGCMGFLASVVDVRKESNLQLQDIDVVQDYPDVFSDDVPGLPPDREVEFVIDLIPGTAPISKAPYRMAPTEMKELKTQLQELLDKGAAIFSKIDLRSGYNQLKVKKEDITKTAFRTRYGHYDFLGMSFGLTNAPSVFVDLMNRISKPYLDTFVIVFIDDILIYSKTRELHREHLRIVLQLLRDKQLYAKLNKCDFWLEQVAYLGHIVSKEGISVDPSKLESKKQWSIPKTVSEVRSFLGLAGYYRRFIADFSKIALPLTSLTRKATKFEWTIECQ, encoded by the exons ATGTTGGTCAAAGCTTCTCGTATCTGGTGGGAAGCCACCAAGGTGACAGTTAATGTTCAAGAATTAAAGTGGAACgagtttaaagatttattctacgCCAAATATTTCTCGAGCGAAGTAAAAGCCAAGAAGGTGAAGGAATTCCTGGAATTGAGGCAGGATGCTTTGTCTGTTACTGAATATACGTTGAAGTTTGAGGAAGGATGTGTTTTTGTTCCTTTTATTGCTGAGAACGATAAGGATAAAGGAGAACATTTCCTTCGGGGTTTGAAACCAGAGATTCGAAGAGATGTTCATGTGTACAAGGTGGTCACATATCAAGATATCGTGGAGAGAGCCTTGCTAGCTGAGCATGATGAGCAAGAGATAGAGAAAGAGAGGCAATTAAGAAGACAAACTTTCCAAGCTAGAGGACAAGGTACAAGTGCAAATATTCGTGGTGGCCACAAAGGTAAGGGTAAGATAGAGCAGCGCTCTAAACCTCCTGTACCTTTTTCTGATACTGAACGACAGGTATGTCTTAAGTGTGGAAAGCCACACAAGGGTGAGTGTTTGGTGGGTAGTGGACGATGTTTTAGATGCAAGGAGATGGGGCACACGGCATTGAAATGTCCTCTCTCCTCAGGCAAAGGAAAATTCCAAGGCAGAATTTTTGCTATGACAAAGGAAAGTGTTAATCCTGATTCTTCGGTGATATCAGGTAATATTTTAGTCTACGGCAAAGAAGCAATTACATTGATTGACACTGGTGCAacccattcttttatgtctgaagtgTTTATGCATTCTATATCTGTTGAACCTACTGTTATGCCATTATACTTCAATATTGTGTTGCCCTCTGGGGATGAAATTTGTGCCACTAATATTATCAAGGCATGTCCCATACAAGTGG GCTTTTTGATTGGTATTCCTATTATTTCTTGCCTTCAAGCTAATAAGTTGTTGCACAAAGGTTGTATGGGTTTTTTAGCTTCAGTGGTTGATGTGCGAAAGGAAAGTAATTTGCAATTACAGGATATTGATGTGGTTCAGGATTATCCTGACGTGTTTTCTGATGATGTGCCTGGATTACCACCTgatcgagaggtggagtttgttaTTGATTTAATTCCAGGTACAGCTCCAATTTCCAaggctccatacagaatggctcctactgaaatgaaagaattgaagactcAATTGCAGGAgctattagataaag gagcagcaatattttcaaagattGACCTTCGGTCCGGTTACAATCAACTGAAAGTGAAAAAGGAGGACATAACAAAGACTGCGTTTAGaacgaggtatggccattatgactTTTTGGGGATGTCGTTTGGGCTAACCAATGCTCCGTCAGTTTTTGTGGATTTGATGAATCGTATCTctaagccgtatttggatacttttgtcattgttttcattgatgacatctTGATCTACTCAAAGACACGAGAACTTCATCGTGAGCATTTAAGGATTGTGTTGCAGCTGTTGAGGGATAAGCAATTGTATGCCAAGTTAAATAAATGTGATTTTTGGTTGGAGCAGGTGGCATATTTGGGCCACATCGTTTCGAAAGAAGGAATATCTGTTGATCCATCCAAACTTGAGTCCAAAAAGCAATGGTCCATTCCAAAGACAGTTTCAGAGGTAagaagttttcttggtttggcaggatattacagacgTTTCATAGCAGACTTTTCGAAGATAGCTTTGCCATTAACGAGTTTGACAAGGAAGGCAACAAAGTTCGAATGGACCATTGAGTGTCAATGA